The following nucleotide sequence is from Cucumis melo cultivar AY chromosome 1, USDA_Cmelo_AY_1.0, whole genome shotgun sequence.
GCCAGCTGCAGTCGTGTGGCTTCTCTGTGTTTTTCCTGGCCTTTTGCTCTCGGGTTTCGATCCTGGTTGCCGTACTTTCACTCCTCGAATCATCTGTTAAACATTACGCTCCATCGTTATAAAATGTAAAAATTACATATCAAGTTTCAAATCTTATTTTTCATATTCTACTTTTCCTGCCTCCATTTACCAATTGGCAAATATTTAGGTGTTATCTGGATTTCACCTATCTTTGTAAATCAGATATTTGTTCAATTAAAATCTGGGATGTGAGGTaattcttattttactatgcaACAAAAGAGAGGTTGCACCCGATAGACTACACCTAATTATTCACATTTTTATATTGAAATCACTTAAATTTTACCACCTAATTATTGCATTTTATTTTTGCCCTATATCAAAGTCACTCTCGAATGCTGAAACCTATAACCATTCTGGTGCTACTCAAATAATATCACGTATTAGCCAGTAGGTTTGATTCTTAGGCAGTTGTATATACAAAATGAacattttaaaagtatataGATAATAGTGAAAGTTACTTACATATTTTCCACACTTTACGTCGGAGTAAATGACAATGAAGTCTCCTTCTTGAAGTCCATTGGCTCTTACAAAGTCCCCTGAAATTCGCATAAAAAacagaaataaaataaatgccccttcataaacataaactaaataaattttattttatcaaaaaaataaaaattatatgaTCTCATCATTacattcaaattacaatacctGTATTTTCAAGAAGATACATTCTACTTTTATTGTTTGGCCAATACCTATAAACAACAATAGTaatcaaaaaattaaaaataaaatatgaaaaggCTTTATgtagaatattaaaaaaaataattataataaaacttaGAGTACCTATAACGCATATTCCAAACTCTTGAAGTTCCAATGTCTTCCATGGCAATGGAAATCCCATCTCTTGCCTCCAGTTCTGGGAGATGGGTTTCTGCTTCTTTCTGAAATaagatacaaaaagaaaaagaaattgagttTGTGTTGGAGTTGGAGTTGGAGTTGGAGTTCTGGTTTGAATTATTTCAAATTAGTTTTTGACTTTTTGAGAAATTGGAAAGGAATAACTTGACTTGGTTTTCCATTATTTTTTACCTTTGGCAATACAATTCTTCCCAAATTGCCCACATCACTTTGCTTCAAAACTTTCTGTAATAGAAACTTCAAATTCTTTTCTGGTTTCCATCCCTAAACAATTGatatttaaaatcaaataagttctaatttcattgaagaattaaccaatgagattgtAAAAGacacatataatatataatCAGACTATTTCAATTTTGTATCTACTAAGTACTAAACTAACATAGATGATGAAAGTTTAAGAACTAAGCGTGCAATTTGAGTACATAATAGTGTGTGTGAAAATCCAATTACCTGTCGCCGCTCCGTTGGGATTCGTGGAGGATAGTTCTGATTCTGCAGAGAGGAATTAGAGCGATCAGCAGTATGCACAGGCGATGAGTCCACCGGAAAACCAGACGATGTGGTGGAAGAGGCTCCCGCACCGGTTGGGGAGGGCCAGGAGACCCAGTTTCCAGCATTGGGCTGAGTAGTTGTAGCCATGTTGCAATGATCTGAAGCATTCGGATTCATCTGAGTCGGATGCTGATTTTGGTGGCCATTCCCGTGGTGCCCACCGTGATGGTGGCGATGGTGCACCGAGAATCGCCGCTGTCTTGCCATCCTCTTCTTCCGGGCCTCCTTCGTTGCGGATGAATCCAACCTAACCAAACCATTTTCACCTCCACCACCGCCACCTCCACCACCGCCAGCACCACCCCGCCCTTGAAAATACTGGCCCACATAAGGGAACTGATGCGCTCCACCGTATCCCGCCGCAAAACCTTGTGGTTGCGGCGGTGGGAGAGGAGGGCCCGTCGGAAAATTATCAACAAAAGAGTTAAAATGCGATGGGGGTAGCCCAAACTGTCCcgaaaaattattattattattaccacTATTATTATTACTCCAGGACAAAGAGGAGTCAAGTAACTGACCATAATGATCGGAGAAACCCCGGCCACCACCATACGCATCTCCACCCGTTGCCGGGACATACCCAATCATTGATGGAGAATACAAAGGTGGAGGCGGTAACGGGGGCGGGGTTTGGATCCAAGGTAGGTTGGACGAGGAATTAGGGTTGTTTTGAAACCCTAAGAAATGGGCATCAGTTTCAACAGTGAGGTCTCTGAATTTCCTCTTGTGGAGATGATTTGTTTGAACCCATTGAAGAACAAGCTTCAAAAGCTGCTTCATTCCTTCCTTGCCGCCGCCGAGACGGCGAGCGGCGCTTTCGATTGTGGCCTTTTTGATTCTAACATTTCTCAAATCATCAGCAGAAACCGTTTCTCTATTACTCCTTAACCACTCCAAAAACACTTTAGCCATATCTTCCTCCTCAACGACCGCGTTTTGTAGTTTCTCCACatttatattttcattaatattattattattactattatccTTACTCTCATCACCGCCATGCATCATCATCAAATCCTCCATTTCAACTTCTTCAAATCTCTCCAATTGTAAATCCTCTAAATTACCCtcttgatcttcttcttctgcaaCTACAACTTTTTCTTCTTGTTGTTCTTCGTTCTGGAATATACACGATGGGTCGAAAAACTCGTTACTATCTTCGAGTAAATCCATGTACCCAAAACTCTCCATCATCATCTCGTCCGTACAATCAAACCCGGTCTCTGCTACCGGCGATGATAATTTGTTATTATCATAATTTGGTTTGATATCTTCAGTAATTTCATCACCATCTGATTTCAAAAGTGCCCATGAAGTGGCTGAGGAAGACGAGGATGACGACGACGATGAAGCCGTGGCTTTAACCGGAGCAGGAGTTGACGAAGACGACGAAGACGATGACATGCATGGGAAATCAGGAAGTGGAGGGAAATCTGAGTAGAACATCAAAGTATCATCATCATTATcagatagaaaattttg
It contains:
- the LOC103497639 gene encoding B3 domain-containing transcription factor ABI3, with amino-acid sequence MDHTQIWLHDHQQQHQNHQNFLSDNDDDTLMFYSDFPPLPDFPCMSSSSSSSSTPAPVKATASSSSSSSSSSATSWALLKSDGDEITEDIKPNYDNNKLSSPVAETGFDCTDEMMMESFGYMDLLEDSNEFFDPSCIFQNEEQQEEKVVVAEEEDQEGNLEDLQLERFEEVEMEDLMMMHGGDESKDNSNNNNINENINVEKLQNAVVEEEDMAKVFLEWLRSNRETVSADDLRNVRIKKATIESAARRLGGGKEGMKQLLKLVLQWVQTNHLHKRKFRDLTVETDAHFLGFQNNPNSSSNLPWIQTPPPLPPPPLYSPSMIGYVPATGGDAYGGGRGFSDHYGQLLDSSLSWSNNNSGNNNNNFSGQFGLPPSHFNSFVDNFPTGPPLPPPQPQGFAAGYGGAHQFPYVGQYFQGRGGAGGGGGGGGGGENGLVRLDSSATKEARKKRMARQRRFSVHHRHHHGGHHGNGHQNQHPTQMNPNASDHCNMATTTQPNAGNWVSWPSPTGAGASSTTSSGFPVDSSPVHTADRSNSSLQNQNYPPRIPTERRQGWKPEKNLKFLLQKVLKQSDVGNLGRIVLPKKEAETHLPELEARDGISIAMEDIGTSRVWNMRYRYWPNNKSRMYLLENTGDFVRANGLQEGDFIVIYSDVKCGKYMIRGVKVRQPGSKPESKRPGKTQRSHTTAAGNGSSPSPTTMATPKRH